A portion of the Caenorhabditis elegans chromosome III genome contains these proteins:
- the C40H1.9 gene encoding Fungal lipase-type domain-containing protein (Confirmed by transcript evidence), whose amino-acid sequence MIVLFLLFLISLGIYPFTSSSSLDCSNCVGSGQVWCVEQSQCNSSFVSCSTKISLQLNCPTKPKVPYDEHFARTQMLALASASHNANPQLCLDNQIPTMKLYKVRTVNCSTDYPDVACYGYTAYDVTQKAIVISYRGSHGPNQNNQILEGMTRDGLHSYFGKGTGKIFKVIYDSFMLLWNDRINQDLRYLKYKYPDFELWLNGHSLGGALSYTTASYLTTVGLYKPENMKIIVLAPTKIGDYDFAAWYSSTFSYSFHIIHRLDLIPRVPAIDPHTNTTVMFQPRTEIWYNNYMRLNDTYQICEEADGDYCSDAVTEGLNMNDHGFYFDINISNWGKDGCPKNTTGYAQP is encoded by the exons ATGATAGTTTTATTTCTGCTTTTTCTTATTTCGCTCGGAATTTATCCATTTACATCAAGTTCTTCGTTAGACTGCTCAAATTGTGTTGGATCAGGTCAAGT ATGGTGTGTTGAACAGTCTCAGTGCAATTCAAGCTTCGTATCTTGCAGTACAAAAATCTCG CTCCAACTAAATTGCCCCACAAAACCGAAAGTTCCATATGATGAACATTTTGCACGTACTCAAATGTTGGCTCTAGCCTCGGCTTCCCATAATGCCAATCCTCAGCTGTGTCTTGA CAACCAAATTCCTACAATGAAGCTTTACAAAGTTCGAACTGTGAATTGTTCAACAGACTACCCTG ATGTGGCATGTTATGGATATACTGCTTATGATGTCACTCAAAAAGCTATTGTCATATCTTATAGAGGATCTCATGGACCGAACCAGAACAATCAAATACTGGAAGGAATGACTCGAGA TGGTCTTCATTCATACTTTGGCAAAGGTACAGGTAAAATCTTCAAAGTGATCTACGATTCTTTCATGCTCCTTTGGAACGACAGGATTAATCAAGATTTACGATATTTGAAGTACAAGTACCCTGACTTTGAGTTATGGTTAAATGGGCATTCACTTGGAGGAGCCCTTTCATATACTACAGCTTCATATTTAACAACAGTTGGACTATACAAaccagaaaatatgaaaatcatTGTTCTTGCTCCTACGAAAATAGGAGACTACGATTTTGCAGCGTGGTATTCGTCCACA ttttcataTTCATTCCATATAATTCACCGATTGGATCTTATTCCTAGAGTTCCAGCAATTGACCCTCATACCAATACAACTGTCATGTTTCAACCAAGAACTGAAATTTG GTACAATAACTACATGAGATTGAATGACACATATCAAATTTGTGAAGAAGCCGATGGAGACTACTGTAGTGATGCAGTTACAGAAGGATTGAATATGAATGATCATGGATTCTATTTCgatattaatatttcaaattggGGAAAGGATGGGTGTCCAAAAAATACGACTGGATATGCTCAACCTTGA